From the genome of Geminocystis herdmanii PCC 6308, one region includes:
- a CDS encoding ribbon-helix-helix domain-containing protein: MTIELKPEQEKFLKAQVATGKYNSPQEVVDKMFLVFERIQGDYEEWLEETQIKIGEGIESLERGEGIEGEIVVNNLQQRLHKTKVN, from the coding sequence ATGACGATCGAACTAAAACCAGAACAAGAAAAATTCCTAAAAGCACAAGTCGCCACTGGTAAATATAATTCTCCCCAAGAAGTAGTAGATAAAATGTTTTTAGTTTTTGAGAGAATACAAGGTGATTATGAAGAATGGTTAGAGGAAACTCAAATCAAAATAGGAGAAGGCATTGAATCCTTAGAAAGAGGGGAAGGAATTGAGGGGGAAATCGTGGTTAATAACTTACAACAAAGATTACATAAAACAAAAGTAAATTAA
- a CDS encoding ferredoxin:protochlorophyllide reductase (ATP-dependent) subunit N, with the protein MTLATEKPTTPELKFECETGNYHTFCPISCVAWLYQKIEDSFFLVIGTKTCGYFLQNAMGVMIFAEPRYAMAELEEADISAQLNDYNELKRLCDQIKRDRNPSVIVWIGTCTTEIIKMDLEGIAPKLEAELGIPIVVARANGLDYAFTQGEDTVLAAMANRCPKESEVKQESEKTERNAIQKLLNFGKKAEDTNNDEYKSHPPLVLFGSLPDPVVTNLTLELKKQGVKINGWLPAKRYTELPVIDEGYYVAGVNPFLSRTATTLMRRRKCKLIGAPFPIGPDGTRAWIEKICSVVGVEPQGLAEREAQIWENIQDYVDIIKGKSVFFMGDNLLEISLARFLIRCGMTVNEIGIPYMDKRYQKAELDFLAQTCQEMGVSVPTIVEKPDNYNQLQRIKEIKPDLVITGMAHANPLEARGINTKWSVEFTFAQIHGFTNARDILELVTRPLRRNNNLKDLGWSKLVKEEAKI; encoded by the coding sequence ATGACTTTAGCAACAGAAAAACCCACTACCCCCGAATTAAAATTTGAATGCGAAACAGGCAATTATCATACATTTTGCCCTATCAGTTGTGTCGCTTGGTTATACCAAAAAATTGAAGATAGTTTCTTCCTCGTTATCGGCACTAAAACCTGTGGTTATTTTCTACAAAATGCTATGGGTGTTATGATTTTCGCTGAACCTCGTTACGCTATGGCTGAATTAGAAGAAGCCGACATTTCCGCTCAACTTAACGATTATAACGAGTTAAAACGCCTTTGTGACCAAATTAAGCGCGATCGAAACCCTAGCGTAATTGTCTGGATTGGTACTTGTACCACCGAAATTATTAAGATGGATTTAGAAGGTATTGCCCCCAAATTAGAAGCTGAATTGGGTATTCCGATCGTAGTCGCGCGCGCCAACGGTTTAGATTATGCCTTCACCCAAGGAGAAGACACCGTTTTAGCCGCTATGGCGAATCGTTGCCCTAAGGAATCAGAAGTAAAACAAGAATCAGAGAAAACCGAGCGTAACGCCATTCAAAAATTACTCAATTTTGGCAAAAAAGCCGAAGATACCAACAATGATGAATATAAGTCTCATCCGCCCTTAGTGTTATTTGGCTCATTACCCGATCCCGTTGTTACCAATTTAACCTTAGAATTGAAAAAACAAGGGGTTAAAATCAATGGTTGGCTACCAGCAAAACGTTATACAGAATTACCCGTCATCGATGAAGGTTATTACGTTGCAGGAGTAAATCCCTTTTTAAGTCGCACCGCCACTACTTTAATGCGTCGCCGTAAGTGTAAATTAATTGGCGCACCCTTTCCCATCGGCCCTGATGGTACACGAGCTTGGATTGAGAAAATCTGCTCTGTGGTTGGGGTTGAGCCTCAAGGATTAGCGGAAAGAGAAGCTCAAATCTGGGAAAATATCCAAGATTATGTGGACATCATCAAAGGTAAATCAGTTTTCTTCATGGGTGACAATTTACTGGAAATCTCTCTAGCTCGTTTCCTCATTCGGTGTGGTATGACGGTTAATGAAATTGGTATCCCTTACATGGATAAACGCTATCAAAAAGCTGAGTTAGACTTTTTAGCTCAAACTTGTCAAGAAATGGGGGTAAGTGTACCAACTATTGTAGAAAAACCCGATAACTATAATCAATTACAAAGAATCAAAGAGATTAAACCAGATTTAGTGATAACTGGCATGGCTCACGCTAATCCCTTAGAAGCCAGAGGAATTAACACAAAATGGTCAGTTGAGTTCACTTTTGCCCAAATTCACGGTTTTACCAACGCCCGTGATATTTTAGAGTTGGTAACACGTCCATTACGCCGTAATAATAACCTCAAAGATTTAGGGTGGAGTAAGTTAGTTAAGGAAGAAGCGAAAATCTAA
- a CDS encoding DUF5331 domain-containing protein, protein MENHLYFIEKNKAIIRKSWLEYYQENATLFDRITENWFTRVGTPDGGYRVKAEWILGFLAGKHRNFSKLLYTLYIADDNLEKIVETLGLNFDPRKELEKTNNPSENSPETDKSNQEFAFPDIQEGINNFQNEMNKLFKGFDLNT, encoded by the coding sequence ATGGAAAATCATTTATATTTTATCGAAAAAAATAAAGCAATTATTAGGAAATCTTGGCTTGAATATTATCAAGAAAATGCGACTTTGTTCGATCGAATTACCGAAAATTGGTTTACCAGAGTAGGCACTCCCGATGGAGGTTATCGAGTAAAAGCAGAATGGATTTTAGGATTTTTAGCAGGAAAACATCGCAATTTTAGTAAACTTCTTTATACGTTATATATAGCTGACGATAACTTAGAAAAAATTGTAGAGACTTTAGGATTAAATTTTGATCCTCGAAAAGAGTTAGAAAAAACAAATAATCCGTCTGAAAATTCCCCAGAAACCGATAAATCCAATCAAGAATTTGCTTTTCCAGACATTCAAGAAGGAATTAATAACTTTCAAAATGAGATGAATAAATTATTTAAAGGCTTTGACTTAAATACCTAA